A region from the Gemmatimonadaceae bacterium genome encodes:
- a CDS encoding aspartate carbamoyltransferase catalytic subunit produces the protein MTLSLGKDLLGLEPLSREQIQLILDTAEPFKEISQRAIKKVPTLRGATIVNLFFEASTRTRVSFEFAEKRLSADAVNVAASGSSVSKGETLVDTARNLEAMRIDMVVIRHGASGAAQFLAERIESNVINAGDGTHEHPTQGLLDLLTLRDHFGRIDGLKVCIVGDVLHSRVARSNIWGLTKMGAEVGVCGPRSLLPNAVEELPVTVFRRVEEAIEWADALNILRLQLERMTAGYIPSLREYNRVFGVSRERLERAPRDVLILHPGPMNRGVEIDSDVADGPFSVILDQVTNGVAVRMAVLYMLSGGKPELAEAAKGRGGNE, from the coding sequence TCGCGCGAGCAAATCCAGTTGATTCTCGATACCGCCGAGCCGTTCAAGGAAATCAGCCAGCGCGCGATCAAGAAGGTGCCGACGCTGCGCGGCGCGACGATCGTGAATCTGTTCTTCGAGGCGTCGACGCGCACGCGCGTGTCATTCGAGTTTGCTGAAAAGCGTCTGTCGGCGGATGCGGTGAACGTGGCGGCCTCGGGCTCGAGCGTGTCGAAAGGCGAGACGCTGGTCGATACGGCGCGCAATCTCGAGGCGATGCGCATCGACATGGTCGTGATTCGCCACGGCGCCTCGGGCGCGGCGCAGTTCCTGGCGGAGCGGATCGAGTCGAACGTGATCAACGCGGGCGACGGGACGCACGAGCATCCGACGCAGGGCCTCCTCGATTTATTGACACTTCGCGACCATTTCGGCCGTATCGACGGCCTCAAGGTCTGCATCGTCGGCGACGTGCTGCACTCGCGCGTGGCGCGCTCGAACATCTGGGGGCTCACGAAGATGGGCGCCGAGGTGGGGGTGTGTGGCCCCCGGTCGCTGTTGCCGAACGCGGTCGAGGAGCTGCCCGTTACGGTGTTTCGCCGCGTCGAGGAGGCGATCGAGTGGGCGGACGCGCTCAACATCCTGCGGCTGCAGCTCGAGCGCATGACGGCGGGATACATCCCGAGCCTGCGCGAATACAATCGTGTCTTCGGTGTCTCGCGCGAGCGGCTGGAGCGCGCGCCGAGGGACGTTCTCATTCTTCACCCCGGCCCCATGAATCGCGGCGTCGAGATCGACTCCGACGTGGCCGATGGACCATTCAGCGTGATCCTCGATCAGGTAACGAACGGCGTGGCGGTGCGCATGGCCGTGCTGTACATGCTGTCGGGCGGCAAGCCCGAGTTGGCGGAGGCGGCGAAGGGCCGCGGCGGCAATGAGTAA
- a CDS encoding dihydroorotase gives MSKSLLLRRGRVIDPSQSLDETADVLIVDGKIEAVGVRIADETRNRDDLETIDCTGQVISPGFVDVHCHLREPGREEVETIATGARAAAAGGFTAVCAMPNTDPVTDNQAAVGFIIRQSQIANAARVYPIGAISLGQKGESLAEFGEMIGAGAVAFSDDGKPVASAHLMRTALEYARTFGVPVADHCEEPTLAKGGAMNEGVVSARLGLKGVPSEAEEIMAIRDILLARRTGGHVHLCHMSTRGSVELIRWGKERGINVTAEVCPHHISLTEDAVEDYDTNAKMNPPLRTAADVAALQEAVKDGTIDLIATDHAPHHYDEKEREFADAPNGIIGLETALAVNITWLVEAGIIDLPLLVERMSCAPARIFKLPGGTLRRGTDADVTVFDPTMAWLVEPSRFKSKGRNTPYAGQTLTGRTRCTIVGGRVAYRADA, from the coding sequence ATGAGTAAATCCTTATTGCTGCGCCGCGGGCGCGTGATCGATCCGTCGCAGTCGCTCGACGAGACGGCGGACGTGCTCATCGTCGACGGCAAGATCGAAGCGGTCGGCGTACGGATTGCGGACGAGACGCGGAACCGCGACGACCTCGAGACGATCGACTGTACGGGGCAGGTGATCTCGCCGGGGTTCGTCGACGTGCACTGTCACCTGCGCGAGCCGGGGCGCGAGGAAGTCGAGACGATCGCGACGGGGGCGCGTGCCGCGGCTGCGGGCGGATTCACCGCCGTCTGCGCCATGCCGAACACCGATCCGGTCACCGACAATCAGGCGGCGGTGGGATTCATCATTCGCCAGTCGCAGATCGCCAATGCGGCGCGCGTGTATCCGATCGGCGCGATCTCCCTGGGCCAGAAGGGTGAATCGCTCGCGGAATTCGGCGAGATGATCGGCGCGGGTGCCGTGGCGTTCAGCGACGACGGCAAGCCGGTGGCGAGCGCGCATCTGATGCGCACGGCGCTCGAGTACGCGCGCACGTTCGGCGTGCCGGTCGCCGACCACTGCGAGGAGCCGACGCTCGCCAAGGGCGGCGCGATGAACGAAGGCGTCGTCAGTGCGCGGCTCGGGCTGAAAGGGGTGCCGAGCGAGGCGGAAGAGATCATGGCGATCCGCGACATTCTGTTGGCGCGGCGCACCGGCGGCCACGTGCATCTCTGTCACATGAGCACGCGCGGTTCGGTCGAGCTGATTCGGTGGGGGAAGGAGCGCGGGATCAACGTCACCGCCGAAGTGTGCCCGCATCACATTTCTCTAACAGAGGACGCGGTCGAGGACTACGACACGAACGCGAAGATGAATCCGCCGCTGCGCACGGCGGCGGACGTCGCCGCGCTGCAGGAGGCGGTGAAGGACGGCACGATCGATCTCATCGCCACCGATCACGCGCCGCATCACTACGACGAAAAGGAGCGCGAGTTCGCGGATGCCCCCAACGGCATCATCGGGCTGGAGACGGCGCTCGCGGTGAACATCACGTGGCTCGTCGAAGCGGGCATCATCGATCTGCCGCTGCTCGTCGAGCGCATGTCGTGCGCGCCGGCGAGAATCTTCAAGCTGCCGGGCGGCACGCTGCGCCGCGGCACCGACGCCGACGTCACCGTGTTCGATCCGACGATGGCGTGGCTCGTCGAGCCGTCGCGCTTCAAGTCGAAGGGGCGGAACACGCCGTACGCGGGCCAGACGCTCACCGGCCGCACGCGCTGCACGATCGTCGGAGGCCGCGTCGCCTACCGCGCCGACGCGTGA
- a CDS encoding class II aldolase/adducin family protein, translating into MTRDEAARGIVRVCRRLYERGLIAGPDGNVSVRLDDGSILATPSMMSKVNVTEDDLVRVASDGRVLDPQGTASSELRMHLRIYERRADVRAVVHAHPPTATGFAVAGEGFVAPVLPEVILQMGEVPVVPYATPGTDALPDVMEPYLARHDAWLLANHGATTVGPTLEVAHQRMESLEHAARILLTARLLGSVNELSMDQARALHGMYGLRSPDEDRR; encoded by the coding sequence GTGACGCGCGACGAGGCGGCGCGCGGCATCGTGCGCGTCTGCCGCCGCTTGTATGAGCGCGGGCTGATCGCGGGGCCGGATGGCAACGTGTCGGTGCGGCTCGACGACGGATCGATTCTCGCGACGCCGAGCATGATGTCGAAGGTGAATGTCACCGAGGACGATCTCGTGCGGGTCGCGTCCGACGGACGTGTGCTCGATCCACAGGGGACAGCGTCGAGCGAGCTGCGCATGCATCTGCGCATCTACGAGCGACGCGCGGACGTGCGTGCGGTCGTCCATGCGCATCCGCCGACGGCAACGGGGTTCGCCGTGGCAGGCGAGGGGTTCGTAGCGCCCGTGCTGCCTGAAGTTATCTTGCAGATGGGCGAGGTACCCGTTGTGCCGTACGCCACACCGGGAACCGACGCCCTGCCCGATGTTATGGAGCCGTATCTCGCGCGACACGACGCATGGCTGCTCGCGAATCACGGTGCGACGACGGTGGGACCGACGCTCGAGGTGGCGCATCAACGCATGGAGAGTCTCGAGCACGCGGCAAGGATTCTGCTCACCGCGCGGTTGCTCGGGAGCGTGAACGAGTTGAGCATGGACCAGGCGCGCGCGCTGCACGGGATGTATGGGCTGCGTTCGCCGGATGAGGATCGACGATGA
- a CDS encoding zinc finger protein — protein MTDANRPAQELPALIEERRRYESWLAALDARRDSTPQHVFDRVHSDYEGRLRQVDEQLSAHRHSIQEEKTSLESRRALLEAEEQLRRDERAELELRAHVGEIAGNEADDAFRTVDESIERLGVEKAELVKRIEELSGLLDSPAAAASTPPAAPSVEAASTASTAASTPDASSSEPPDLAETESLHDALAESDAPLHAPLHAPVTEEKVVLDGNALHTPGGSFDELAFLSTVVNEGDSRRTAPVEASPAPAPSSEGPLGANVPGHTPIVLRASGAIEQSKTLKCSECGAMNYPTEWYCERCGAELAAL, from the coding sequence ATGACGGATGCGAACCGCCCGGCGCAGGAACTGCCGGCACTGATCGAAGAACGCCGCCGCTACGAGTCGTGGCTGGCCGCGCTCGACGCGCGCCGTGACTCGACGCCGCAGCACGTGTTCGATCGCGTGCACTCCGACTACGAGGGTCGGCTGCGCCAGGTTGACGAACAGCTGAGCGCGCACCGGCATTCGATTCAGGAAGAAAAGACGAGTCTCGAGTCGCGCCGCGCGCTGCTCGAGGCCGAGGAGCAGTTGCGTCGCGATGAGCGCGCGGAGTTGGAGTTGCGCGCGCACGTCGGTGAGATCGCCGGGAACGAAGCAGACGACGCGTTCCGCACGGTCGATGAATCGATCGAGCGGCTCGGCGTGGAGAAGGCCGAGCTCGTGAAGCGGATCGAGGAGTTGAGCGGGTTGCTGGACAGTCCAGCCGCGGCGGCGAGTACGCCGCCAGCCGCGCCAAGCGTCGAAGCAGCGAGTACAGCGAGTACGGCAGCGAGTACGCCGGACGCGTCGTCGTCCGAGCCGCCGGATCTGGCGGAGACCGAGTCGCTGCACGACGCGCTCGCGGAGTCGGATGCGCCGTTGCACGCGCCGTTGCACGCGCCGGTCACGGAGGAGAAAGTCGTGCTCGACGGCAACGCGCTGCATACGCCCGGCGGTTCGTTCGACGAGCTCGCGTTTCTCAGCACAGTGGTCAACGAGGGCGATTCGCGACGAACGGCTCCGGTCGAGGCGTCACCAGCGCCGGCGCCCTCGAGCGAAGGGCCGCTGGGGGCCAACGTGCCGGGGCATACGCCGATCGTGCTGCGCGCGTCGGGTGCAATCGAGCAGTCAAAGACGCTCAAGTGCAGCGAGTGCGGCGCGATGAATTATC